A single genomic interval of Candidatus Omnitrophota bacterium harbors:
- a CDS encoding sugar isomerase, producing the protein MNNHKIGGCCQCGDSSSPFHIAHSRRSFIRNGASFAAALGAANASPLQALGADQTPPAWFLSDWNPGERFLTWGKPLRIQPILMYASPQPREMTSWRSWGGVLSDASAAEEVERIAKELQVLKSKAEFPIELAPVQKAKTPEETAAILMGEFDAVLLYPASGSGRLLQACVAPDRDALIFVRHRSGPVYYWYEALSAVYLQTDKEQPNQEPPRLGKTHVDDVVVDDYDDVLWRLRALYGVKNLKNSAIVALGGVWGKYAADAPEIARKQWGMNIIEIGYSAIEPRIRQALADNARMAKAEKQASQYLAMSGVSLETGKSFVVNAFVLYELFKELMLENNAPAFTIKECMSTIIPMAKTTACLSLSLLNDEGLLAFCESDFVVIPAGVLMRHIVNAPVFLHNSTFPHKGVVTCAHCSAPRRMNGDRYEPVRILTHEESDYGAAPKVEIPIGQQVTFIDPEYTKGRWVGMRGNVEDNPFLPICRSQQDVRIQGNWKKLLNEVRDSHWLMAYGDCLNEIGYAARKLGVRWDNITDEA; encoded by the coding sequence ATGAACAATCATAAAATCGGCGGTTGCTGCCAATGCGGCGACTCATCGTCTCCGTTTCATATCGCCCATTCCCGGCGCTCGTTTATCCGCAACGGCGCAAGCTTCGCTGCTGCGTTGGGCGCGGCGAACGCATCTCCTTTACAAGCGCTCGGCGCCGATCAAACGCCCCCCGCATGGTTTCTCAGCGATTGGAATCCCGGCGAGCGTTTCTTGACGTGGGGCAAGCCGTTGCGAATCCAGCCGATTCTGATGTATGCGTCTCCCCAGCCTCGAGAGATGACCTCATGGCGCTCGTGGGGCGGCGTGTTGAGCGACGCTTCCGCCGCCGAAGAAGTGGAACGCATCGCCAAAGAACTGCAAGTCTTGAAGTCGAAAGCGGAATTTCCTATAGAGTTGGCGCCGGTTCAAAAAGCGAAAACTCCCGAAGAGACCGCCGCCATTCTGATGGGCGAGTTCGACGCCGTACTGCTCTATCCCGCATCCGGTTCGGGACGCCTGTTGCAAGCGTGCGTGGCGCCCGATCGCGACGCGCTTATTTTTGTCCGCCATCGCTCCGGCCCCGTCTATTATTGGTACGAAGCGCTCAGCGCGGTTTATCTGCAAACTGATAAGGAGCAACCGAATCAAGAGCCGCCCCGCTTGGGAAAAACGCACGTCGATGACGTGGTAGTGGACGATTACGATGATGTTCTATGGCGGCTGCGGGCGCTTTATGGCGTCAAGAATTTAAAGAACAGCGCCATCGTCGCTCTGGGCGGCGTTTGGGGAAAATACGCCGCCGACGCCCCCGAAATCGCCCGCAAGCAATGGGGGATGAATATCATCGAGATCGGCTACAGCGCCATCGAGCCTCGCATCCGGCAGGCGCTCGCTGACAATGCGCGCATGGCCAAAGCCGAAAAACAGGCCAGCCAATACTTGGCGATGTCGGGCGTTTCGCTGGAAACCGGCAAATCGTTCGTCGTCAACGCCTTCGTTCTTTATGAATTATTTAAGGAACTCATGCTGGAAAACAACGCGCCCGCTTTTACCATCAAGGAATGTATGAGCACAATCATTCCCATGGCGAAAACTACGGCTTGCCTCTCGCTGAGCCTCCTCAACGACGAGGGATTGCTCGCCTTTTGCGAGTCGGACTTCGTTGTGATTCCTGCTGGAGTGCTCATGCGCCATATCGTCAATGCGCCGGTTTTTCTGCACAACTCCACCTTCCCCCACAAAGGCGTCGTTACCTGCGCCCATTGCTCCGCCCCCCGGCGCATGAACGGCGATCGTTACGAACCCGTGCGCATTCTGACGCACGAAGAATCGGACTACGGCGCCGCTCCCAAAGTGGAAATCCCCATCGGCCAGCAAGTAACGTTCATCGATCCCGAATATACTAAAGGCCGTTGGGTGGGAATGCGCGGCAACGTCGAAGACAATCCCTTCCTTCCCATCTGCCGCTCCCAGCAGGATGTGCGCATTCAAGGGAATTGGAAAAAACTCCTCAATGAAGTCCGCGATTCCCATTGGCTGATGGCCTACGGTGATTGCCTCAATGAAATCGGATACGCGGCGAGGAAGTTGGGCGTTCGCTGGGATAATATCACCGATGAGGCCTAA